AAAGTAGATTCTAAGTTCCAGCTCGTTCGGTTTTTTGGAAACCTGTTCGGAAAGAATCGATTGAATCACCGTACTCACGATCTTGGATCGTATGGAACGGTCTTCGTTGGCATAACCGAGTTCGAGGCCTCTCTGTACGAGAAGTTCCTCGTCGATCAAACGGTTCAACACCCTCTTTTTTACTTCTTCGTCGATCGGACTTTTTGTATCCGACGCATAACCGGATAAGGCGCGATAATATTCATCTTTTTGAATTTGATTTCCGTTGACTTCCGCGATCGCGTCCGACAATAAAATTTCCCTTTCCGGATAAATCAAACCGATCGCGGCCAGAACGAATCCTAAAACCGCGCCCGCGCCTAAAAAATATTCGGGCTTCCCTTCTTTCCACTTTTCAAAAAACATTTATTTTGAATCGGGATGAACGAGATAAATCGGAGAAGACCAAGCTCTCTCTTCCACGTTGGCGAGACAATCGTCCTTAGGATCCGTGCGATAATCTCCGTGACAAGGTTTAACTTTGACACAACGACCTTGTTCGTCGTATTCGCATCGAAGCTGGCCTCCGTTGACCGCCGGAGAAGGTTCTTCGATCGCCCTCGCGTAGTAGACTGCGTTTCTTCCCGATGACGCATAACTTGTATCTTGGAATTGAATCTCACATCCCGCTGGATCGGGTTTACACTGAAACGTTTTCCAAGGATCTTGGATCAGTTTTGAAACCGATTCTCCCGGAGTCACTTGCGGAAGAATTCGAATAACTTCGATTCTCGTGATGAGTTTTCTCTCCGAAGAAGGATGATAACATTCGCCCCTGCAAAGTCTTTGCAGACGTTCCTTTCCGATTCCGGCGATGCTACTATCGGGACATCCGCTCTTTTGACGAAACGCGCCGATCGCCTTCACTCGAAACAACGGATTTTTAGAAAGAGAAACTTCCGAACCCATCGGAGCGGAAACGGGTTTTTCATTTTCAACGGATGCGTTTTTCAAATCGAACCAAAGAAGAATTCGATCTCCCGAAGTCGCATACACTTCTCTTTGATTCAAGGAATTCCAAATCGCATCCCGATCGCGTCCTTTAGAATGCACCGCAACCAATCCCGCGGTTAGAAAGAATGAGGCTTGTCTTTCCGTTTCCACAACGTCAAAACCGGCAAGACCGCGAGGATTGATCGGAACGGAATAAGAAGTCGGTTTCTTTCGGTTTCTTGCAGGTTCCATAATTCCGAACGCATTCGGTTTTTCGGGACCTGCGGCTTCGGTAAAACCTTTCCGCCAGATTTCCTTATAACCGTTTCCTGCTCTCGCAGTATGGGAATCGCTCGAACCGATAAACCCGAACCGAAAGTTGCGCGGATGATTGGGATCATCAAAATTAGTAATTGCTAATGCATATTGAACCGAGTTTCCGGGTCTGTAATTGAACGCAGGTAAAAAACAATCGGGGCACTGACCCGCATTTCCCCAATCCTCCGGAGTAGCTCCCGGAACGGTTAAGAATCCGGACACGCCCGCAAACGCATGGTTCGCTCTAGCGTCTAACGCTCTTTTTTCGCATTCGGTGATCGATTCTCCGTCTCGGAGACATCTTCCGCGGATGATTTCCCCCGCTCTCCAACAAGAAGGCTCGAAACCGAAAGCGGGTTCGTTGCAAACGGGTTTTCCATCCCGATCAAAACCGACTTCCTGCCAAGGCCTGTATTCTTCCGCATTGCCGTGACCTGAATAGATTTCGACTAATCGTTGTTTGGTTTCGTCGTGGTCCTTTCCCTTCAGCTGTTTGTCGTATGTGATCCCGGGCGGAGTATAAAAACCCCAAGTAGTTCCGTGAGGAATCACCAATGAGGGAATATTCCATTCTTTTAATTTTTGAAAAAGTTCGGAAGGAGTGGAAGCCCATTCCGTACAATCTTTCGGAAGATCTTTTACCGGAACGCCGGACGGACAACGTGGAATCGATAGACGCTCCGAGATAAAATCCGAAAAATCGGAATACGCCTTTCTGTTTCCGCCGGGAGCGACGATCCTAAGAATCGTTCTTTGAATCAAACCGGGACCGGCAAACGCGTCCGCAGTGGGTCCGGCGGCGCCGATCGGCCGCGATGGAACCTTGTCTTCTTCCGTATCTCTGAAGATGACGTTTCTATGTCCGTAATGATTTTGAACGTTGGTCCCGATCTGAGTCCATTCCCAACCGAGAAAGGCTACCAGATCCGGATTCTTAGGATCGCCTGCGCTCGCGTTGCATTGACGGATCGCGTCCTTCTCTTCTTGCCACTGTGCGGGAGTCATTCCTTCCGCGTGATCGTTGATGGACCAAAAATCCAAAGAAGAACAATATCTTGCAAAGTCACAGGCGTCCTTCGGTGGATGAGCGCCTTCTCCGTTCAACATCGGAAGGCTGATCGCAAACGCGTCCGGGGAGAATGTGGTATGAACGTGCAAATCTCCGAAAAGAATCTGTTTTTCTTCGGAAGACTTTTCTTGGATCTCAAACTTCGGGGAAGAATCGGTCGCCGAAGTCAAAAAAGGAAAAGGGGACGAAATCCAATCTCCGTTTGCGGACGCAAAAGCGAACGTGATCAGGGCAAGCACAACTAACGCGGAAATTTTTTTCCTCATTTCCTACCTTCCTTTCTCCTTTTTACGAACTTTGAAAACCGAGTTTGGGATTCTTTTCGCGAAACGTTTAGAAACAAGCTAAAACGTTAGTTATAAAATGCAATATATTTTCAATATAACGGAACATTTTATAACTAAAACAGAAAATTAAATTGATAAGCGAAGTGCGGCGTTCGTTTCTTGAGACAGTTATTTACTATAATGAATAACGTGTTTTCTCCGTTCCCCGTCAAATTCGCCTAAGTTGCAAATAGAACGGGACCGGGTTTTACAAAAAGGAGAGTCATGCAGACCCTATTGAAACAAGGTTCCAAAAGAACGTTAGTTGTCTTACTCATTTTAACCTTATGGATACAATCCTCCAACCTCTGGGCAATCGCAAGCAACGGAAGAAACGCGATCAACGCAAGATACGAAGGTCTTGCGGGTGTGAATTTCGCCTTGGGAGGATCTCCGATCGATGTCGCATTAAATCCGGCCAATCTTTCTCTGATCAAAGGGAAGAAGATCGAGTTCGGTTTGGGAGCGACTTATGCGCAGGTAAAATTTCAGGATCAGTTCATAGACAAGGATCCGAATCTCGATTACACGAATTCTAAAACGAGAAGTTCCGGCGGACCGGCTCCTTATCTCGCTTTAAAACTTCCCGTTACGGAAAACCTCGACTACGGATTTGCGGCGTATGTTTACGGAGGAGTCAACGGAGCGACCGAAAAGATCAATCGAAACACTCCGACCGGAGAATCGGTCAATCAATGGGCGGGCGTGGATTTACCGGGCCCCTTGGGAACGAGTTCTCGCATCCAAGAAACCACTCTCAACCGAGGCCTGTTTTTGAAAGCGGTCAACGGTTTATCGTATCGCATCGGAAAACTTTCTCTGGGAGCCACGCTTGAAATTAACTACGCATCCCAATTCAGAAGCATCCATTACTACGACGCATCCGGAACCGTAGAGTTGCCCGGCCAAGGTTTTCGTTACGACAGCAGACAAAACGCACTCGCACTCAGCGGAATCTTCGGATCCAATTATACGATCGCCGATTGGTTGAGAATCGCATACGTTTATCAAACCAGAACGACCTTCCCTTTCGACGGATCTTATTCGGTGGGTGTGAACAATCCCCGTTACTATAAAACGACGGGCGCATCGTATCAGTTCAATCTTCCCGAAAAACACGGCCTCGGATTTGCGATCGGTCCCGAGAATTTCAAAGTGGGAATCGACTTCGTTTATTCCAACTATGGATCATATCTGAAGAACGTTCATCAAAACTTGGAAGACCCTTGGTATCCGAGTCCGCAAGGACAAACTGCAAACGTAACCGGACATTTGAATTATAGAAATCAATGGGGCGCTTTGATCGGATTGGAACACAAGCTGAATCCGGAATGGACGTATCGTCTCGGATACAGTTATAATTCTCCCGTAGTTTCCAGCAACGGTTTGAACGGAGCGCAAGGAATCGTTCTTACCTTACAACAGGTGATCGCCGCGGGATTCAGTTACGCAAGCGGTCCTTGGAGTTTCGATTTCGGTGCGAGTTATTTTCTTCCCGGGAAACAGATCGAAGGCGGAAAGGGAACGGACTGGGCTCTCACTCATATCGTGAACGGACCGAACAACAGAAATCTTATCGGTTATTCTTACAACACGCAGGCGCTCAATTCCATCGGAATCAATATCGGCGCGACGCGTTCCTTTGAATGAGGGAGAATGGTATGAAGAAGATTCTTCTTTTATTCTTCTTAACGGTTCCCGCTTTCGAACTCTTTTCGTTTCAAGTTTTGGTAACGAAAAATCGGGAGCCGATCCGAGGCGCTATCGAATCGGAAAACGCGGATCAGGTGGTGTTTCAATCCTTGGACGGAAACAGAAGAATTTTTTCCAGAAAGGAAATTTCATTTCTGATCTACAAAGACGTATCCGAGGATGAATACAATAAAATCTTAGAAGGCCTTGCGATTCGGAATCCGCAAGAAAAAGATATTTCCAGAACGATCGAAGAACGTTCCCGATGGGACGTCGTTTGGAGAAGCGCGGTCGTACCGGGTTGGGGTTTGTATCACGCCGGTGAAAAGAGAAAGGCGGCTTTCGCGTTAGGCACCTTTGCCCTTTTTATCGGACTCGAGATACAAGGCCATAAAGACCTGGAATCCAGAAAGGAAAAATACGATCGATCCGGCGATCTTTTAAACGCATATCTTCTTTCCACGCGAAACGCCGATCCTTTCGTTCTTGTCAGTCTCCAGGCGCAAAAAGAAATTCAAAGACTTCATTATGAAAACGCGGAATACAAGGCCAATATCAAGTCCGCTCTTTTGGCGATCAAGTATCTCGTTCAATTGGGCTTCGCCTATTACTACGGAACAAAATGGGAAAAAGGCGAGATCGGTTCCGGATGGAAGTTCGATATCGGTCGAGATACCGCCGGAATTCCGCAGTTGGACAACGGGGCGCTCTTGGGCGTCTCCCAAAAATACAATCTATCGTATTCGTTGAAATTCTGATAGAAACCGAAGGAAAAACAAATGAAATACATTCCATTTTTTAAATATTCTTTTTTATTCTGGATTCTGATTCTGAATTTCGGATGTAAAACGAACCCACACAAAGAAACGCACGAACATTCACCTCTGAAACTGGAGGAGTTCACGAAGGAATTTGAAAAGAAAATCTACGAGGTTACGCCCGGAGTTTACTCCGCGGTCGGCTTCGGAATCGCGAACTCGATCCTGATCGTAGGCAAGGACGGTCTCATCATCGTGGACACGATGGACGATCTTAAATCCGGCGAAGAAGTTTTTAAGGAATTCCGCAAGATTTCCAAACTCCCCGTCGCGGCGATCATCTATACGCACAGCCATCCCGACCATATCTTCGGATCAGCGTCTTTTTTAGACGGCGGTAAGCCGGACGTTTACGCACACGAAAATTTACAACCTACCGTAGAACGTCTTGCTAGTGAAACCACTCCGATCATCAGCACTAGAAGCGCTCGTATGTTCGGTAATTTTTTAAAGGGAAACGATTTTGTAAACGTGGGAATCGGTCCTTATCAAGGGTACAACAGCGAGACTCGTTTGGACTACGTTCCCCCCACCCGCGTCTTTCGTGACAAACTTTCCGTAAAGATCGCCGGAGTTTCTTTGGAATTGATTCACGCTCCCGGAGAGACGGACGATCAGATCTATGTTTGGCTCCCCGAAAAAAAAGTGATCTTTACCGGAGATAATTTTTACAAAGCGTTCCCGAACCTTTATACGATTCGCGGAACCTGGTTTCGAAGTTTAAAGAATTGGTATAAGTCCTTGGACATCGTTCGAGAAATAGAACCCGAACATTTGGTTCCGAGTCACGGCCGTCCCCTTTCCGGTTCGAAAGAAATTTACAACGTGATCACCGATTACAGAGACGCGATTCAATTTGTGCACGATCAATCTCTCAGAGGAATCAATCGAGGCCTTCACCCGGACGATTTGGTCGAATCCGTTCGGCTTCCTTCTCATTTGACGAACTCGCCCTATCTCAAAGAAGTATACGGAAAGGTTTCTTGGTCCGTCCGTTCTTTGTTCAACGGCAATCTCGGCTGGTTTAGCGGAGATCCATCCGATTTACATCCTCTTTCCAAGGATAAAACCTCGGAATTGATATCGGAAATAGCCGGAGGGAAGGAAAAACTCTTAAACATTACGAAATTAAAATTTTCTAATGGAGACTTTCAAAGCGCCCTTCAACTCACCGGGCACATTCTCAGAATCGATCCGAGCGATCGAGAAGCGAAAAAAATACGCATTCAATCTTTGGAAGCCCTCGGAAGAAAAGAAGAGAACGCAAACGCAAGAAATTATTATCTGACGGAAGCCCTGGAACTGAAGGAGAATTTCGTGGCCAAACTTCAGGTGAAACCGAGTAAACAATTACTAAGCAAGTATCCGGTTTCCGTAATTCTCTCCAGTCTTGTCACGAATTTGGATCCTATCCAAAGCGCGGACGTGGATCAAAAGGTCGGCTTTCGTTTCAAAGACACCGGAGAAGAATTTACGATCCACGTTCGAAAAGGTGTGGCGGAACTGAAATCCAAACTTTCCAAAGACGCGGACATCGTCGTCGAGTTGGATTCTCAAGAATGGAAGGAAACACTTTCTAAGATTCGAAATCCGTTGACGACCATTCCCGGATTCAAATATACCAAGGGAAACTTTCTGGCCTTCTCGCAATTTTTGAGTCGTTTTTCCCCGCTTACTCCGAAACTCGCTTTTGAGAAACCGTAACGCAATTACGGATTGTATTTGCCGTCGACGAAAACGCCTTGTATAATTCCCCGAGGTTGAGAAAATACATACAGGCACTCTCAATGGAAATAAATTCTTCCCCGATCGATCGCCCAGAGATGATATGTATTTGGGGAAGTCGTTGTTTGTTCGCGGGTCTTTTACCGGACCTAACCTTGCGTCGCCGAGCCGCCGCGACGGTTTGTATCAGTTTAGACGGAGAATTTCAAGTTTCCTTGAATAACGAGGATTGGATTCCGTTTCGCACCGCATTGATTCCGCCGATGGTCGATCATTCGATTCGATTTTCAGGCGCGTATTGTGTTCTTCTTTTTATGGACTTAAGCAGTCCCAATTACGAATTTCTAAGAGCATCCAACTCGGAAAAAGAAAACGAGAATATCTTTATTTCTTTGAACGAAGAGGAACAACTTTTGGAAAAGGTGGAACAAATTCTTTCCGCTGATTCGAACGATCGGCTCGTGGAATTGCTCAATCAGATGCCGCCCTTATCCGGAAACGAATCGAGAACCATCGACAATCGGATTCAGAAGATCGTTGAATTGATTACGACGATGCCGCAAGAAGATCATTCCGCAAAAGATCTCGCGGAATTAGCGGGAATGTCCGTTTCCAACTTGGAACATCAGTTTAAAAAAGAAGTCGGAATTCCGTTTCATTCGTTTCGAACTTGGTTCAGACTTAAGTTGACCGTTTATTCGTTGTTACACGGCATGACTCATACGGATGCGGCGCATCGGGCCGGTTTTTTCGATTCCGCGCATTTTACGAGAACCTTCCGTTCCACGTTCGGATTGCCTCCTTCCGAAATTTTCAGAAGCACAAGACAGTTAAAATCCTATATAGAAGTTCCCGCGAGTTACGCCGAATCTTGGTGATCGGTCTTCTTGGAAGAATTGAATCGATTCTTACGATGCGACGGCTTACTTCCCTCTCGACTATTCGTAACTTAAGTATGTGGTCATCATACCCTTGCCTTTCACATCCACGCTTCGACTCGTTTCAATCCAAGATTTATCCTTCAATAAATTGTAAGTAGACTCCGAAATTTGAATTCTACCCGATACGCCGTGCGATTCCAATCGACTCGCGGTGTTTACGGCGTCGCCCCAAAGATCGTATGCG
This genomic stretch from Leptospira kmetyi serovar Malaysia str. Bejo-Iso9 harbors:
- a CDS encoding helix-turn-helix transcriptional regulator, with the protein product MEINSSPIDRPEMICIWGSRCLFAGLLPDLTLRRRAAATVCISLDGEFQVSLNNEDWIPFRTALIPPMVDHSIRFSGAYCVLLFMDLSSPNYEFLRASNSEKENENIFISLNEEEQLLEKVEQILSADSNDRLVELLNQMPPLSGNESRTIDNRIQKIVELITTMPQEDHSAKDLAELAGMSVSNLEHQFKKEVGIPFHSFRTWFRLKLTVYSLLHGMTHTDAAHRAGFFDSAHFTRTFRSTFGLPPSEIFRSTRQLKSYIEVPASYAESW
- a CDS encoding OmpP1/FadL family transporter codes for the protein MQTLLKQGSKRTLVVLLILTLWIQSSNLWAIASNGRNAINARYEGLAGVNFALGGSPIDVALNPANLSLIKGKKIEFGLGATYAQVKFQDQFIDKDPNLDYTNSKTRSSGGPAPYLALKLPVTENLDYGFAAYVYGGVNGATEKINRNTPTGESVNQWAGVDLPGPLGTSSRIQETTLNRGLFLKAVNGLSYRIGKLSLGATLEINYASQFRSIHYYDASGTVELPGQGFRYDSRQNALALSGIFGSNYTIADWLRIAYVYQTRTTFPFDGSYSVGVNNPRYYKTTGASYQFNLPEKHGLGFAIGPENFKVGIDFVYSNYGSYLKNVHQNLEDPWYPSPQGQTANVTGHLNYRNQWGALIGLEHKLNPEWTYRLGYSYNSPVVSSNGLNGAQGIVLTLQQVIAAGFSYASGPWSFDFGASYFLPGKQIEGGKGTDWALTHIVNGPNNRNLIGYSYNTQALNSIGINIGATRSFE
- a CDS encoding DUF3604 domain-containing protein, yielding MRKKISALVVLALITFAFASANGDWISSPFPFLTSATDSSPKFEIQEKSSEEKQILFGDLHVHTTFSPDAFAISLPMLNGEGAHPPKDACDFARYCSSLDFWSINDHAEGMTPAQWQEEKDAIRQCNASAGDPKNPDLVAFLGWEWTQIGTNVQNHYGHRNVIFRDTEEDKVPSRPIGAAGPTADAFAGPGLIQRTILRIVAPGGNRKAYSDFSDFISERLSIPRCPSGVPVKDLPKDCTEWASTPSELFQKLKEWNIPSLVIPHGTTWGFYTPPGITYDKQLKGKDHDETKQRLVEIYSGHGNAEEYRPWQEVGFDRDGKPVCNEPAFGFEPSCWRAGEIIRGRCLRDGESITECEKRALDARANHAFAGVSGFLTVPGATPEDWGNAGQCPDCFLPAFNYRPGNSVQYALAITNFDDPNHPRNFRFGFIGSSDSHTARAGNGYKEIWRKGFTEAAGPEKPNAFGIMEPARNRKKPTSYSVPINPRGLAGFDVVETERQASFFLTAGLVAVHSKGRDRDAIWNSLNQREVYATSGDRILLWFDLKNASVENEKPVSAPMGSEVSLSKNPLFRVKAIGAFRQKSGCPDSSIAGIGKERLQRLCRGECYHPSSERKLITRIEVIRILPQVTPGESVSKLIQDPWKTFQCKPDPAGCEIQFQDTSYASSGRNAVYYARAIEEPSPAVNGGQLRCEYDEQGRCVKVKPCHGDYRTDPKDDCLANVEERAWSSPIYLVHPDSK
- a CDS encoding alkyl sulfatase dimerization domain-containing protein, whose translation is MKYIPFFKYSFLFWILILNFGCKTNPHKETHEHSPLKLEEFTKEFEKKIYEVTPGVYSAVGFGIANSILIVGKDGLIIVDTMDDLKSGEEVFKEFRKISKLPVAAIIYTHSHPDHIFGSASFLDGGKPDVYAHENLQPTVERLASETTPIISTRSARMFGNFLKGNDFVNVGIGPYQGYNSETRLDYVPPTRVFRDKLSVKIAGVSLELIHAPGETDDQIYVWLPEKKVIFTGDNFYKAFPNLYTIRGTWFRSLKNWYKSLDIVREIEPEHLVPSHGRPLSGSKEIYNVITDYRDAIQFVHDQSLRGINRGLHPDDLVESVRLPSHLTNSPYLKEVYGKVSWSVRSLFNGNLGWFSGDPSDLHPLSKDKTSELISEIAGGKEKLLNITKLKFSNGDFQSALQLTGHILRIDPSDREAKKIRIQSLEALGRKEENANARNYYLTEALELKENFVAKLQVKPSKQLLSKYPVSVILSSLVTNLDPIQSADVDQKVGFRFKDTGEEFTIHVRKGVAELKSKLSKDADIVVELDSQEWKETLSKIRNPLTTIPGFKYTKGNFLAFSQFLSRFSPLTPKLAFEKP